In the genome of Thermococcus sp. 21S7, the window TGTTGACCGCGACTATCACCGGGATTCCCAGCTCCCGAAGGAAGGCGTAGAACTCCACGTCGATGGGTATCTCGCCCCGCTTCTCCCAGCGCTCTATTATCTCCGGGGCGGCTTTGCCGTCAACCACCAGGACAGCCAGCTCTATCTCCTCGGCGTTGTCCTCGATGAAGCGGACTATCTCATCCTTTATGCGCTCCTGCTTCGCCTTTGGAACGCCGCTCATGAAACCGAAGCCCGGCATGTCCACAACCAGCTTTTCGCGCCAGTTTATCTCCACGGGCTTCCTCGTAACCCCCGGCCTCTTGCCCCTCTTGACCCACTTGCCGGTCAGGCGGAAGATGAGCGTGCTTTTGCCAACGTTTGAACGTCCCACGAATATTATCATCCCTCTCACCGTTAGCGATGAAGTTCTCTTGCCTTATAAGCCTTGGCGGAAAAGTTAAGTAGGCGAAGGGATAAGTCCCAACGGTGGTGTTCTATGGTAGATGGTGGCGAAACCAAGGCCAATCAGCTCATCAACAAATTCGTCATATCCCTGACGGATGGAAAGATACTGGGCTTTGTGACCGACATAAACGTTGAGGTTGAGGGCGACCAGTTCTACTTCATCCTTAAGATGAAGGAAGTCGAGAACCTCGGAAAGGGCCAGAGCATGTTCTCCAGCGAGAGGAAGCTCAAGATAAGGCCGAGCGATATAGTCAACGTTGGGCCGGATGTTATAATCCTTGGAAACGGCAAAGTCCCGCCGCTCAGGGAGATAGAGAGGCTGAACCAGATAGCCGAGGAGTACAACGCCCTGGTGAGGGAGCTTGAGGCCAAGGAGAGGCTCATCGAGAAGCTCAAGGAGGAGAACTACGAGCTGACCAAGAAGCTCGACGAGATACAGCGTGAGTTAAGAAAGCTTCAGGTGATGAAGGAGGACTTCGAACACCTCAAGGAGCAGCTTGTCAGACAGGAGGGACAGCTCGAAATGGCCAAGGACTACATAAGGCTCCTTGAAGGGCTCAGGCACGACATCGACAAGATAAAGGACGACGTGGACAGGCTCATCCAGACCCAGCTCGAAGAAGTGGTGAGGGCGATAATCAACGAGGAGCTGAACGCAAGGGGATTAAAGAAGACGAGCTTCATTTAACCGAAGAGCTGCGTCCCAAAGGCGTGAAGGAGTATCTCAAGGGCAACCAAGATGAGCGTAACCGCTATAACGCCCCTGGGGCTTATCTTTATTGCCTTGGTGTCC includes:
- a CDS encoding preprotein translocase subunit Sec61beta, whose amino-acid sequence is MAKEKTTLPPTGAGLMRFFDEDTKAIKISPRGVIAVTLILVALEILLHAFGTQLFG
- the engB gene encoding GTP-binding protein EngB encodes the protein MIIFVGRSNVGKSTLIFRLTGKWVKRGKRPGVTRKPVEINWREKLVVDMPGFGFMSGVPKAKQERIKDEIVRFIEDNAEEIELAVLVVDGKAAPEIIERWEKRGEIPIDVEFYAFLRELGIPVIVAVNKMDKIRNLQRTINFLAEKFGVPHSEVPETFVPISAKFGKNLLELRKLMEKKLKEGRKRPSAETGSEDFENDVGNGLLDAVE